In the genome of Neisseria animaloris, one region contains:
- the rseP gene encoding RIP metalloprotease RseP: MVTVLAFIVAILILVSLHEFGHYIVARLCGVKVLRFSIGFGKPFLKKKRGDTEWCLAPVPLGGYVKMVDTREGNVAAKDLPYAFDKQHPAKRIAIVAAGPLTNLALAILLFGLSFSFGITEIRPYVGTVEPSSIAAQAGFEPGDKILSVNNTAVEDWAQARTEIVLNIEAGRVNVEVQKENGKNALRIIDIADTLQAGKVAKEEGHIGILPFKITNHIGMVIAGSPAERAGLKKGDKLLMADGRSIENWIEWAELFRSSPGQKIAVQYERDGAVMTTSVRPDSEELSDGTLIGRVGVAASTDEAWRQKVSHHYVPSVPEAFKMGWEKTQNYSVMMVKFFGKLLTGQASLSHISGPLTIADVAGKTASIGVQSYLEFLALVSISLGIMNLLPVPVLDGGHLVYYAAEWIRGKPLSERVQMLGVRFGLAVMLMLMMVAFFNDITRIFG, encoded by the coding sequence GTGGTAACTGTATTGGCTTTTATCGTTGCGATTTTGATTTTGGTTAGCTTGCATGAGTTTGGCCATTACATCGTAGCGCGTTTGTGCGGCGTGAAAGTGCTGCGTTTCAGCATTGGCTTTGGCAAACCGTTTCTAAAGAAAAAACGCGGTGATACCGAATGGTGCCTGGCACCGGTTCCGCTGGGCGGCTATGTCAAAATGGTCGATACCCGCGAAGGTAATGTGGCGGCAAAAGATTTACCGTATGCTTTTGATAAACAGCATCCTGCCAAACGCATTGCCATTGTTGCCGCAGGACCGCTTACCAATTTGGCATTGGCGATTTTGTTGTTCGGTTTGAGTTTTTCATTCGGCATAACCGAAATCCGCCCTTATGTCGGTACGGTTGAACCGTCCAGTATTGCCGCCCAAGCCGGATTCGAGCCGGGTGATAAAATCTTGTCGGTAAACAATACGGCCGTGGAAGATTGGGCGCAGGCGCGTACCGAAATCGTTTTGAACATCGAAGCAGGCAGGGTTAATGTGGAGGTGCAAAAGGAAAACGGAAAAAACGCTTTGCGCATAATAGATATTGCAGACACGCTGCAAGCAGGTAAAGTAGCCAAAGAAGAAGGGCATATCGGTATTCTGCCGTTTAAGATTACCAACCATATCGGTATGGTGATTGCAGGCAGCCCAGCCGAACGGGCCGGTTTGAAAAAGGGCGACAAACTCTTGATGGCCGACGGTAGAAGTATCGAAAATTGGATTGAGTGGGCGGAATTGTTCCGCAGCAGCCCGGGGCAAAAAATTGCCGTGCAGTATGAGCGTGACGGCGCAGTGATGACTACCAGCGTACGGCCCGATTCCGAAGAGCTTTCAGACGGCACCTTGATCGGGAGGGTTGGTGTAGCGGCCTCTACCGATGAGGCGTGGCGACAAAAGGTCAGCCATCATTATGTGCCTTCTGTGCCGGAAGCATTCAAAATGGGTTGGGAAAAAACACAGAATTATTCCGTGATGATGGTAAAATTTTTCGGTAAACTACTAACAGGGCAGGCTTCATTAAGCCATATTTCCGGCCCGCTTACGATTGCCGATGTTGCCGGGAAAACCGCTTCAATCGGTGTGCAAAGTTATTTGGAATTTCTTGCGCTGGTGAGTATCAGCTTAGGAATCATGAATTTATTGCCTGTACCTGTGTTGGATGGCGGGCATTTGGTGTATTATGCCGCCGAATGGATACGCGGAAAGCCGCTGAGCGAACGTGTTCAGATGCTTGGTGTGCGTTTCGGCTTGGCCGTCATGCTGATGCTGATGATGGTGGCCTTCTTTAACGATATAACCCGTATATTTGGATAA
- a CDS encoding isoprenyl transferase, translating to MNSSTQTILEYTQIPRHIAVIMDGNGRWAKKRFLPRVMGHKRGLEALENMVRRCAELGVRYLTVFAFSTENWRRPEDEVSFLMGLFLQALQKQVERLHSNNMRLKVIGNRNRFNAEICKGIEEAEALTAGNTGLTLVIAADYGGRWDILQAANKLVKAGVVEITEEALAENLTLAEAPEPDLFIRTGGETRVSNFLLWQIAYAELYFTDILWPDFDAEALDAAIQSFRTRERRFGRTSEQLPIEQQRG from the coding sequence ATGAACAGTAGCACACAAACCATTTTGGAATATACGCAGATTCCGCGCCATATCGCCGTGATTATGGATGGAAACGGCCGCTGGGCAAAAAAACGTTTCCTGCCTCGTGTGATGGGGCATAAACGCGGTCTTGAAGCGCTTGAAAATATGGTCAGACGGTGTGCCGAGCTGGGTGTTCGGTATCTGACGGTGTTTGCTTTTTCCACCGAAAACTGGCGCAGGCCTGAAGATGAAGTATCTTTTCTGATGGGACTGTTTCTGCAGGCATTGCAAAAACAGGTGGAGCGCCTGCACAGTAACAATATGCGCTTAAAAGTTATTGGCAACCGAAACCGGTTTAATGCCGAAATTTGTAAAGGCATCGAAGAGGCGGAGGCTTTAACCGCCGGTAATACCGGTTTGACTTTGGTTATTGCTGCCGATTACGGCGGCCGTTGGGATATTCTTCAGGCGGCCAACAAATTGGTTAAGGCGGGTGTTGTCGAAATTACCGAGGAAGCGTTGGCTGAAAATCTGACACTGGCCGAAGCGCCGGAGCCGGATTTATTTATCCGCACGGGTGGAGAAACCCGTGTCAGCAATTTTCTGCTGTGGCAGATAGCCTATGCCGAGCTGTACTTCACCGATATTTTATGGCCTGATTTTGATGCGGAGGCGTTGGATGCCGCCATTCAGTCATTTCGGACACGCGAACGCCGGTTCGGGCGTACCTCAGAGCAACTGCCGATCGAGCAGCAACGGGGTTAA
- the tsf gene encoding translation elongation factor Ts, whose translation MAEITAKMVADLRAATGLGMMECKKALVEAEGNIEKAEEILRIKSGAKAGKLAGRTAAEGVLAYAIEGNVGALVEVNCETDFVAKDAGFVEFANFVAKTAVAKKPATVEELSELVEEERKAIIAKLGENMSVRRFQVIETANSLTAYIHGALATEGVLVEFKGAEDVARKVGMHIVAAKPQCVSEAEVDAETVEKERRIYTQQAIESGKPAEIAEKMVEGRIKKFLAEVTLNGQAFVMNPDQTVAQFLKENGAEVISFVRYKVGDGIEKAVVDYAAEVAAAAKV comes from the coding sequence ATGGCAGAAATTACTGCAAAAATGGTTGCCGATCTGCGTGCCGCTACCGGTCTGGGTATGATGGAGTGCAAAAAAGCACTGGTTGAAGCTGAAGGCAACATCGAAAAAGCCGAAGAAATCCTGCGCATCAAATCAGGTGCCAAGGCCGGTAAACTGGCCGGTCGTACCGCTGCCGAAGGCGTATTGGCTTACGCTATCGAAGGTAACGTAGGCGCTTTGGTTGAAGTAAACTGCGAAACCGACTTCGTAGCAAAAGATGCCGGCTTTGTAGAATTTGCCAACTTTGTTGCCAAAACCGCCGTTGCCAAAAAACCGGCTACTGTGGAAGAGTTGAGCGAGCTGGTTGAAGAAGAGCGCAAAGCCATCATCGCCAAACTGGGCGAAAACATGTCTGTACGCCGTTTCCAAGTGATCGAAACCGCCAACAGCCTGACTGCCTACATCCACGGTGCTTTGGCTACCGAAGGCGTATTGGTTGAATTCAAAGGTGCCGAAGATGTTGCCCGCAAAGTAGGTATGCACATCGTTGCCGCCAAACCCCAATGCGTGTCTGAGGCTGAAGTAGATGCGGAAACCGTTGAAAAAGAACGCCGCATTTACACCCAACAAGCCATCGAATCAGGCAAACCTGCCGAAATCGCCGAAAAAATGGTTGAAGGCCGCATCAAAAAATTCTTGGCTGAAGTTACCCTCAACGGCCAAGCATTCGTGATGAACCCTGACCAAACCGTAGCCCAATTCCTGAAAGAAAACGGCGCGGAAGTTATCAGCTTCGTACGTTACAAAGTAGGCGACGGTATCGAAAAAGCCGTTGTAGACTACGCTGCCGAAGTAGCTGCCGCTGCGAAAGTATAA
- the bamA gene encoding outer membrane protein assembly factor BamA, whose amino-acid sequence MKLKKIASTLMLIGLSPLALADFTIQDIRVEGLQRTEPSTVFNYLPVKVGDTFSDAKSEEIIKNLYATGFFDDVRVETMGNQVLLTVVERPTISSLNVTGAKMLQNDAIKKNFDAFGLAQSQPFNQATLNQAIAGLKQEYITRGKRSVEITPTVTKLARNRVAIDVKIEEGKSTTITDINFEGNERYSDRKLRKQMSLSEGGVFTWLTKSNRFNEQKFAEDMERVTEFYQNNGYFSFRVLDTDIQTNDDKTKQTITVKVHEGERYRWGKVQIEGDTREVSKENLYKLLTMKEGKWYERQKMVDSLQAMQNAMGSAGYAFSEINVQPMPNQQTGIVDFVLHIEPGRKVYVNEINITGNNKTRDEVIRRELRQMEAAPYDTSKLQRSKERVELLGYFDNVQFDAKPVEGTPDQVDLNMSVQERSTGSLDLSAGWVQDTGLVMSFGVAQDNLFGTGKSVSARVSRSKTTQNASLSFTDPYFTPDGVSLGYDLYGNIYDPRKSSSSTQQYKQTKLGGGLRMGVPVTEYDRVNFGLGAEHLNVDIYSGAPRRYRDFIQQYGKFNDPTCVQGNDTTSCTGKFKGWTFKGNIGWGRNKTDSALWPTRGYLTGVNGEFGLPGGDLQYYSLTHNQTWFFPLSKNLTLMLGGEVGYANGYGKTKELPFFENFYGGGLGSVRGFESGTLGPKVYDQHGDLISYGGNKKANVSAELLFPLPGIKDSRTVRLSLFADAGSVWDGKTYNDNSSDRLQSSKRVQNVYGLGTTHKSTFKEELRYSAGAAVTWLSPLGPMKFSYAYPMNKKKGDEIQRFQFQLGTTF is encoded by the coding sequence ATGAAATTAAAAAAGATTGCTTCAACCTTAATGCTGATCGGCCTATCCCCGCTGGCTTTGGCTGATTTCACCATTCAGGATATCCGTGTAGAAGGTCTGCAACGTACCGAACCGAGTACAGTATTTAACTATCTTCCCGTAAAAGTAGGCGACACATTCAGTGATGCCAAGAGTGAGGAAATCATTAAAAACCTTTATGCCACAGGTTTTTTTGATGATGTGCGCGTAGAAACTATGGGTAATCAGGTTTTGTTGACCGTGGTGGAACGTCCCACTATCAGCAGCCTCAATGTTACCGGCGCGAAGATGCTTCAAAACGATGCCATCAAGAAAAATTTCGACGCATTCGGTTTGGCACAATCACAACCTTTCAATCAAGCCACGCTGAATCAGGCAATCGCAGGCTTGAAGCAAGAATACATTACCCGCGGCAAACGGTCGGTAGAAATCACGCCTACTGTTACCAAGCTGGCACGTAACCGTGTAGCAATCGATGTCAAAATTGAAGAAGGTAAAAGCACGACCATTACCGATATCAATTTTGAAGGCAATGAACGTTATTCGGATCGTAAGCTGCGCAAACAAATGTCGTTGAGTGAAGGCGGCGTATTTACATGGTTAACGAAAAGCAACCGTTTCAACGAACAGAAGTTTGCCGAAGATATGGAGCGGGTAACTGAGTTTTATCAAAATAACGGCTATTTCAGCTTCCGGGTTTTGGATACCGATATTCAAACGAACGATGATAAAACCAAGCAAACCATTACTGTAAAAGTACATGAAGGTGAGCGTTACCGTTGGGGCAAGGTACAGATAGAGGGTGATACCCGCGAAGTATCTAAAGAAAACCTTTATAAGCTTCTGACCATGAAAGAAGGCAAATGGTATGAGCGCCAAAAGATGGTTGACAGCCTGCAGGCAATGCAGAATGCAATGGGCAGCGCAGGATATGCCTTCAGTGAAATCAATGTGCAGCCGATGCCAAATCAGCAAACCGGCATAGTGGATTTTGTATTGCATATTGAACCCGGCCGTAAGGTTTACGTAAATGAAATCAATATTACGGGTAACAATAAAACCCGCGACGAAGTAATCCGCCGTGAGCTGCGTCAGATGGAAGCCGCTCCATACGATACTTCCAAATTGCAGCGTTCCAAAGAGCGTGTGGAGTTGCTCGGTTATTTCGACAACGTACAGTTTGATGCCAAGCCCGTAGAAGGTACGCCGGACCAAGTAGATTTGAATATGTCGGTACAAGAGCGCTCAACCGGCTCGCTTGATTTGAGTGCAGGTTGGGTACAGGATACCGGTTTGGTTATGTCGTTTGGTGTGGCACAAGATAACTTGTTCGGTACGGGTAAATCCGTATCTGCCCGAGTTTCGCGCAGTAAAACAACCCAAAACGCCTCGTTGTCGTTTACCGATCCTTATTTCACTCCTGACGGCGTGAGCTTGGGTTACGATTTATATGGCAACATTTACGACCCACGTAAATCTTCATCAAGTACCCAGCAATATAAACAGACCAAATTGGGCGGCGGTTTACGCATGGGCGTACCGGTAACGGAATACGACCGAGTGAATTTCGGCCTTGGTGCGGAGCACTTGAATGTCGACATTTACTCGGGAGCTCCCCGCCGTTACCGCGACTTTATCCAGCAGTACGGCAAATTTAATGATCCTACCTGTGTCCAAGGTAATGACACAACTTCCTGTACCGGTAAGTTTAAAGGTTGGACATTTAAAGGCAATATTGGCTGGGGTCGTAATAAAACCGATAGCGCATTATGGCCTACACGCGGTTATCTTACCGGAGTGAACGGAGAATTTGGTTTACCCGGCGGTGATTTGCAATATTACAGCTTAACTCATAATCAAACATGGTTTTTCCCCCTCAGTAAAAATCTTACTCTGATGCTGGGCGGAGAAGTAGGTTATGCTAACGGATATGGTAAAACCAAAGAATTACCGTTCTTTGAAAACTTCTATGGCGGCGGTTTAGGTTCGGTGCGTGGTTTTGAAAGCGGCACTTTGGGGCCGAAAGTTTATGATCAGCATGGTGATTTGATCAGTTACGGCGGCAACAAAAAGGCCAATGTGAGTGCAGAATTGCTGTTCCCGCTGCCGGGCATTAAAGATTCGCGTACTGTGCGTTTGAGCTTATTTGCCGATGCGGGCAGTGTGTGGGACGGTAAGACCTATAATGACAACAGCAGCGACCGCCTCCAATCCAGCAAAAGAGTTCAAAACGTTTACGGGTTAGGCACCACCCATAAGTCGACCTTTAAAGAAGAATTGCGTTACTCTGCCGGTGCGGCCGTTACTTGGTTATCTCCGCTCGGGCCGATGAAATTCAGTTATGCGTATCCGATGAATAAGAAGAAAGGCGATGAAATCCAACGTTTCCAATTCCAATTGGGTACGACATTCTAA
- the frr gene encoding ribosome recycling factor translates to MISDIQKTAESKMQRSLEVLRENLAKVRTGRAHTGLLDQVEVEYYGSPVPVSQVANVTLIDARTIGVKPYESNMASAIEKAIRDSNLGLNPASMGDLIRVPMPMLTEERRKDLIKVVRGEAEEGRVAIRNVRRDANNDFKRLLKDKEISEDDARRGEEQIQKLTDKYIGEVDKMLATKEEDLMAI, encoded by the coding sequence ATGATTAGCGACATTCAAAAAACTGCCGAAAGCAAAATGCAGCGTTCACTTGAAGTATTACGTGAAAATCTGGCTAAAGTCCGCACCGGCCGTGCCCACACCGGCTTGCTGGATCAAGTGGAAGTGGAATATTACGGCAGCCCTGTGCCGGTAAGTCAGGTAGCCAACGTTACCCTGATTGATGCCCGCACCATTGGCGTGAAGCCCTATGAAAGCAATATGGCTTCTGCTATCGAAAAGGCCATCCGTGATTCCAATCTGGGGTTGAATCCCGCCTCAATGGGCGACTTAATCCGTGTACCAATGCCGATGTTGACTGAAGAACGCCGTAAGGACTTGATTAAAGTTGTACGGGGTGAAGCCGAAGAAGGCCGCGTGGCCATCCGTAATGTGCGCCGTGATGCCAATAATGATTTCAAACGTTTGTTGAAAGACAAAGAAATTTCTGAAGATGACGCACGCCGCGGCGAAGAACAAATTCAAAAGTTGACCGACAAATATATCGGCGAAGTCGATAAGATGCTGGCAACTAAAGAAGAAGATTTGATGGCGATTTAA
- a CDS encoding OmpH family outer membrane protein, with amino-acid sequence MKKSSLIIRWCAVATLGFSLMGQAVAAESLQKLGFINTERVYQESKQAKLIQKTLEKEFSSRQKALQKLQAEGTELEKRIASGKLQGAEREAAVQKLGEAVQKFRLEQAQLAEEYNLRRNEEFAALQQNANRIIVELAKKEGYDLILQEAVYVNSKFDITDSVIKALNAR; translated from the coding sequence ATGAAAAAATCATCACTTATCATCCGTTGGTGTGCTGTTGCAACATTGGGTTTCAGCCTGATGGGACAGGCAGTAGCAGCAGAAAGCTTACAGAAGCTTGGTTTTATTAACACCGAGCGGGTGTATCAAGAGTCCAAGCAGGCTAAGCTTATCCAAAAAACGCTGGAAAAAGAATTCAGTAGTCGGCAGAAGGCTCTGCAAAAATTGCAAGCGGAAGGTACGGAACTTGAGAAGAGAATCGCATCCGGAAAATTGCAAGGGGCGGAGCGGGAAGCTGCCGTTCAAAAACTGGGCGAAGCCGTTCAGAAATTCCGCTTGGAGCAGGCTCAGTTGGCTGAGGAATACAACTTGCGACGTAATGAGGAGTTTGCAGCCTTGCAGCAAAACGCCAACCGCATTATTGTAGAACTGGCTAAAAAAGAAGGGTACGACCTGATTTTGCAGGAAGCTGTTTATGTTAACAGTAAGTTTGATATAACTGACAGCGTTATCAAAGCCTTAAATGCACGTTAA
- the rpsB gene encoding 30S ribosomal protein S2: protein MSQITMRQMLEAGVHFGHQTRYWNPKMEQYIFGARNKIHIVNLEKTLPLFQEAQEAVRRLVANKGTVLFVGTKRQAREIIREEATRAGMPFVDHRWLGGMLTNYKTVKQSIKRLEEKAAVLENAAESGYSKKEILEMQREVEKLERSLGGIKNMKGLPDAIFVIDTGYQKGTLVEAEKLGIPVIAVVDTNNSPDGVKYVIPGNDDSAKAIRLYCRGMADAVLEGKNQAIQETVAAAQAAAE from the coding sequence ATGTCTCAAATTACTATGCGCCAGATGCTGGAAGCAGGCGTTCACTTCGGCCACCAAACCCGTTACTGGAACCCGAAAATGGAGCAATACATTTTCGGCGCGCGCAACAAAATCCATATCGTAAACCTGGAAAAAACCCTGCCGCTGTTCCAAGAAGCGCAAGAAGCCGTACGCCGTCTGGTTGCAAACAAAGGTACCGTATTGTTTGTAGGTACCAAACGCCAAGCCCGCGAAATCATCCGCGAAGAAGCTACCCGTGCCGGTATGCCTTTCGTTGACCACCGCTGGTTGGGCGGCATGCTGACCAACTACAAAACCGTTAAACAATCTATCAAACGTTTGGAAGAAAAAGCTGCGGTTTTGGAAAATGCTGCCGAGAGCGGTTACAGCAAAAAAGAAATCTTGGAAATGCAACGCGAAGTTGAAAAACTGGAGCGTTCATTGGGTGGCATCAAAAACATGAAAGGCTTGCCCGACGCGATTTTCGTGATCGACACCGGCTACCAAAAAGGTACTTTGGTTGAAGCTGAAAAACTGGGCATTCCCGTGATTGCCGTAGTGGATACCAACAACAGCCCCGACGGCGTGAAATACGTTATCCCCGGCAACGACGACTCGGCAAAAGCCATCCGTCTGTACTGCCGCGGCATGGCCGATGCCGTATTGGAAGGCAAAAACCAAGCCATCCAAGAAACCGTAGCTGCTGCCCAAGCCGCTGCCGAATAA
- a CDS encoding gamma carbonic anhydrase family protein encodes MNIRPYLDHFPAIHESCLIDPAAVIIGDVSLGEHVSVWPFAVIRGDVNRISIGNRSNVQDLSMLHVSHKNDAKPDGSPLIIGEDVTIGHKVMLHGCTVGNRVLVGMGTIILDDAVIEDDVMIGAGSLVPPRKRLESGYLYVGSPVQKVRALTEAEKSSLLYSAAHYMRVLANYKKTAQQAG; translated from the coding sequence ATGAATATCCGCCCTTATCTCGACCATTTCCCTGCAATTCATGAAAGCTGCCTGATCGACCCGGCTGCAGTCATTATCGGCGATGTTTCGCTGGGCGAACATGTGTCGGTATGGCCTTTCGCTGTTATCCGCGGCGACGTTAACCGCATTTCCATCGGCAACCGCAGCAATGTGCAGGATTTGAGCATGCTGCACGTTTCGCATAAAAACGATGCCAAACCCGACGGCTCACCTTTGATTATCGGTGAGGATGTTACCATCGGCCACAAGGTTATGCTGCACGGCTGCACCGTCGGCAACCGTGTGCTGGTAGGCATGGGCACGATTATTCTGGACGACGCGGTTATCGAAGATGATGTGATGATCGGTGCGGGCAGTTTGGTACCGCCGCGCAAACGTCTGGAAAGCGGTTATCTATATGTCGGCTCACCAGTTCAAAAAGTGCGTGCGCTCACCGAAGCCGAAAAAAGCTCGCTGCTGTATTCCGCCGCGCATTATATGCGGGTGTTGGCCAATTACAAAAAAACGGCGCAGCAAGCAGGCTAA
- the ispC gene encoding 1-deoxy-D-xylulose-5-phosphate reductoisomerase — MTQQVLTILGSTGSIGESTLDVVARHPDKFRIFALAGHKQVNKLAAQCERFKPCFAVVADAEHAAALEQLLESADCQTEVLYGGQALIEVASASEVTGVMAAIVGAAGLPSALAAAKNGKTIYLANKETLVVSGALFMETARANGAKVLPVDSEHNAVYQVLPQDYSGRLNVHGIQSIILTASGGPFLDTDLSTFDHITPAQAVKHPNWSMGQKISVDSATMMNKGLELIEAHWLFNCPPDKLEVVIHPQSVIHSMVRYLDGSVLAQMGHPDMRTPIAYCLGLPERIESGVGALDFGKLSVLTFREPDLNRFPCLKLAYDAMHAGGGASCVLNAANEEAVAAFLAGKIRFTDIARIVAHCLEQGFSDGLNDIDSLLAQDAQTRAQARQGITALSR; from the coding sequence ATGACACAACAAGTCTTAACTATTTTGGGTAGCACCGGCAGCATAGGCGAAAGCACGCTGGATGTTGTTGCCCGTCATCCCGATAAATTCCGCATTTTTGCTTTGGCAGGCCATAAACAGGTTAACAAACTGGCCGCACAGTGTGAGCGGTTCAAGCCGTGTTTTGCCGTTGTTGCCGATGCCGAACATGCCGCCGCTCTGGAGCAGCTTTTAGAGTCCGCCGATTGCCAAACCGAAGTGTTGTATGGCGGTCAGGCTTTGATTGAAGTGGCTTCGGCTTCCGAAGTAACCGGAGTGATGGCGGCTATTGTCGGCGCGGCGGGATTGCCATCGGCACTGGCCGCAGCCAAAAACGGTAAAACCATTTATCTGGCCAACAAAGAAACATTGGTGGTGTCGGGTGCATTGTTTATGGAAACTGCCCGGGCAAATGGTGCGAAAGTATTGCCGGTAGATAGTGAACACAATGCGGTTTACCAAGTATTGCCTCAGGATTATTCAGGCCGTCTGAATGTTCACGGTATTCAGTCGATTATTCTGACAGCTTCCGGAGGTCCGTTTCTTGATACCGATTTAAGCACGTTTGATCATATTACGCCCGCACAAGCGGTAAAACACCCCAACTGGTCGATGGGGCAAAAAATTTCAGTTGATTCCGCCACTATGATGAACAAAGGTTTGGAATTGATCGAGGCACATTGGCTGTTCAACTGCCCGCCGGATAAATTGGAAGTCGTGATACATCCGCAAAGCGTGATTCATAGTATGGTGCGTTATTTGGACGGCTCGGTGCTGGCACAAATGGGTCATCCCGATATGCGCACGCCGATTGCTTATTGTTTGGGCTTACCTGAGCGCATTGAATCGGGAGTGGGTGCGTTAGATTTTGGTAAACTGTCGGTTTTAACGTTTCGGGAGCCGGATCTGAATCGGTTTCCTTGCCTGAAGCTGGCTTACGATGCCATGCATGCAGGAGGCGGGGCTTCTTGCGTTCTGAATGCAGCCAATGAAGAAGCCGTTGCCGCTTTCTTGGCAGGAAAAATCCGTTTTACCGATATCGCCCGTATTGTGGCGCATTGTTTGGAACAAGGCTTTTCAGACGGCCTGAATGATATTGACAGCTTGTTGGCGCAAGATGCGCAAACGCGTGCACAAGCGCGGCAAGGTATAACTGCTTTAAGCAGATAA
- the pyrH gene encoding UMP kinase produces MTQQTKYKRVLLKLSGEALMGKDAFGINRDTIMQIVGQVKEVVDMGVQVAVVIGGGNIFRGVATQAQGMDRATADYMGMMATVMNALALKDAFESLGLKARVQSALSMQQIAETYARPKAIQYLEEGKVVIFAAGTGNPFFTTDTAASLRGAEMNCDIMLKATNVDGVYTADPKKDPSATRYQTITFDEAINKNLRVMDATAFALCREQKLNIVVFGIAKNGALKRVIAGEDEGTLVHC; encoded by the coding sequence ATGACACAGCAAACCAAATACAAACGCGTTTTATTAAAACTTTCCGGAGAAGCCCTGATGGGTAAAGACGCTTTCGGTATCAACCGCGACACCATTATGCAGATTGTCGGGCAGGTAAAAGAAGTCGTGGACATGGGCGTGCAGGTGGCCGTGGTGATTGGCGGCGGCAATATCTTCCGCGGTGTTGCCACCCAAGCCCAAGGTATGGATCGTGCCACTGCAGACTATATGGGGATGATGGCAACCGTGATGAACGCATTGGCTTTGAAAGATGCTTTCGAATCATTAGGCCTCAAGGCGCGTGTGCAGTCTGCTTTGAGTATGCAGCAGATTGCTGAAACTTATGCCCGCCCGAAAGCCATCCAATATTTGGAAGAGGGGAAAGTTGTGATTTTTGCGGCAGGTACCGGCAACCCGTTCTTTACCACCGATACGGCCGCTTCGTTGCGCGGTGCGGAAATGAACTGCGACATCATGCTGAAGGCCACCAATGTAGACGGCGTGTATACTGCCGACCCTAAAAAAGATCCGTCGGCTACACGTTACCAAACCATCACTTTTGACGAGGCTATTAATAAAAACCTGCGCGTCATGGATGCCACTGCATTTGCCTTATGTCGCGAACAAAAACTGAATATTGTGGTGTTTGGTATCGCAAAAAACGGTGCATTAAAACGTGTAATTGCGGGGGAAGACGAAGGCACATTGGTGCATTGTTGA
- a CDS encoding phosphatidate cytidylyltransferase, whose translation MLKQRIITALVLLPLMLGMLFYTSDGLWAAFSGLIALVALWEYGRMAGFTPTQNNHYLAATAVFGLVAYLGGWALPSLVWLVVLAFWLVLAPMWLLSKWALPSGWQAYAVGWLLMVSFWFALVMLRPDVDAAVSLLAVMGLVWVADIFAYFCGKAFGKRKLAPAISPGKSWEGALGGALCVAIYMTLVWNAGWLAFEVSWFGAIIVGLLLTVVSIVGDLLESWLKRSAGIKDSSDLLPGHGGVFDRVDSLIAVLSVYAAMMTVFA comes from the coding sequence ATGTTAAAACAAAGAATAATTACTGCACTGGTGTTGCTGCCGCTGATGTTGGGCATGCTGTTTTATACTTCAGACGGTCTCTGGGCGGCATTCAGCGGATTAATCGCACTGGTGGCGCTGTGGGAATACGGACGCATGGCAGGCTTTACGCCGACACAAAACAATCACTATTTGGCAGCAACAGCCGTATTCGGCTTGGTGGCTTATCTGGGTGGTTGGGCATTGCCTTCGCTGGTGTGGCTGGTTGTGCTGGCGTTTTGGCTGGTTTTGGCACCGATGTGGCTACTAAGCAAATGGGCCTTGCCGTCGGGCTGGCAGGCTTATGCAGTAGGTTGGTTGCTGATGGTATCGTTCTGGTTCGCATTGGTGATGTTGCGCCCGGATGTAGACGCAGCCGTTTCATTGCTTGCAGTGATGGGTTTGGTATGGGTTGCCGACATCTTTGCCTATTTCTGCGGCAAAGCATTCGGCAAACGCAAACTGGCTCCGGCCATCAGCCCCGGCAAAAGCTGGGAGGGCGCACTCGGAGGCGCATTATGTGTGGCTATTTACATGACTTTGGTGTGGAATGCCGGTTGGTTGGCGTTTGAAGTTTCATGGTTTGGTGCCATTATAGTAGGGCTGTTGCTGACTGTCGTGAGCATTGTCGGGGACTTGCTGGAAAGCTGGTTGAAACGTTCGGCAGGCATTAAAGACAGTAGCGATTTACTGCCTGGGCACGGTGGTGTTTTCGACCGCGTAGACAGTTTGATTGCCGTGCTAAGTGTGTATGCTGCGATGATGACGGTATTTGCTTGA